A portion of the Acidihalobacter yilgarnensis genome contains these proteins:
- the nadA gene encoding quinolinate synthase NadA has translation MSLAEAIPKIPRIIVPRTAGVIALDPPLSGEAREVAVHRIKTLLRERNAVLVAHYYVDEALQCIAEETGGTVSDSLDMARFGHEHPAETIVVAGVRFMGETAKILNPEKRVLMPALEAECSLDLECPAEQFIPFCDAHPDRTVVVYSNTSAAVKARADYVVTSSIAVKLVAHLHCQGKKIIWAPDKHLGDYVRRETGADMLMWNGACVVHDEFRAQALEQLKAQHPEAAVLVHPESPAAVIALADTVGSTTQLIEAARNLPNRTLIVATDNRIFHKMHQAAPDKILIEAPTGGHGATCNSCAHCPWMAMNSLRALLKALETGVGEIHVEERIRVKAQLATQRMLTFAQDLKREVMGLGDA, from the coding sequence ATGAGCCTGGCCGAAGCCATTCCCAAGATCCCCCGCATCATCGTACCGCGCACCGCTGGTGTCATCGCGCTCGACCCACCGCTGTCTGGCGAGGCGCGGGAGGTGGCGGTGCACAGAATCAAGACACTGCTACGCGAGCGCAACGCCGTCCTGGTGGCGCATTATTACGTTGACGAGGCACTCCAGTGCATCGCCGAGGAAACCGGTGGCACGGTTTCCGATTCCCTCGACATGGCCCGCTTCGGTCACGAGCATCCGGCCGAAACCATCGTCGTCGCCGGTGTGCGCTTCATGGGCGAGACCGCCAAGATACTCAATCCTGAAAAGCGCGTGCTGATGCCAGCGCTTGAGGCCGAATGCTCGCTGGATCTCGAATGCCCTGCCGAGCAATTCATTCCCTTTTGCGACGCGCATCCAGACCGCACCGTAGTGGTGTATTCCAACACCAGCGCGGCCGTCAAGGCCCGGGCCGACTATGTGGTCACCTCAAGCATCGCGGTGAAGCTCGTGGCCCATCTGCACTGCCAGGGCAAAAAGATCATCTGGGCGCCCGACAAACACCTCGGCGATTACGTCCGCCGTGAAACCGGCGCCGACATGCTGATGTGGAACGGCGCCTGCGTGGTACACGATGAATTCCGCGCCCAGGCCCTCGAACAGCTCAAGGCGCAGCACCCGGAAGCCGCGGTGCTGGTCCACCCCGAGTCGCCGGCTGCCGTGATCGCACTGGCCGATACCGTCGGGTCGACCACGCAACTGATCGAAGCCGCACGCAACTTGCCTAATCGCACGCTCATCGTCGCAACCGACAATCGCATCTTTCACAAGATGCATCAGGCAGCACCTGACAAGATCCTCATCGAAGCACCCACCGGGGGACACGGCGCTACCTGCAACAGCTGCGCGCACTGCCCCTGGATGGCGATGAATTCACTGCGCGCGCTGCTGAAGGCCCTGGAAACAGGTGTGGGTGAAATCCACGTGGAGGAACGTATCCGCGTCAAGGCCCAGCTGGCCACGCAGCGTATGCTGACATTCGCCCAAGACCTCAAGCGCGAAGTTATGGGCTTGGGTGACGCATGA